The DNA window ctctctctcggctgcCAAATTTCTACCGCTAAGTTCCACGCGCATTCTCACAAAAACAAGAAGCATCAATGCCTAGCCGCCGCATCTATTCAGTTCCACCTCAccgcaccttttttttttaaaaataaatttccaTATACCCTTCGTGGAACATCATCATTGAtacaataataatatattttttaaaataaaacgaTTTTCTCGGTAAACTTGACAGGAGCTCGAATAGTGAAAGAATTATACAACAACAAAGATAATAATAACCCaaaattccccaaaaaaaaaaataaaagcaaaaagtAAACTCTCTTTGAGTTTTGAGTTTACAGGTGAAACGAAACCCATCTGCACACTAcagccctttttttttcttttcttttctaaaaaataaatttgcagCTGGAGATCTCAACGTCCTTTGGGGTTCATGATCTGTGAGAATACAGCACTGGGCGTTAACCCATCCGAGTCCTCGCTCGCAAGGCTCCTCCCCCCAATGCTCATTGTCATCCCAGAGCTTCTGGAGTCCATGTTGCTGTCCTCaaaaccaccaccaccaccattcGCATCTTTCCTCCCTTTACCCGTCACCTCCTCCCCATCGAATGTCCCCTCTTGCAAATTCACTCCTCCAACAAGACCCACACCCTCCGTTCCGCTCTCCTCCGCGCTCTCCTGAAGTTGGAGCGCGAACTCCAGGTTCCAAAGCACGTCTCCCATGGATGGCCTGTCCGTTCCCACGTCCGCCACGCACTTCACCGCTGTCTCCGCTATCTTCTTAAAGCATTCCGCTGCTATCTTCCCCTTCAGATAAGGATCCATAATCTGATCCAGGATCCCCTTCTTGTAGCAGTGCAATGCCCACTCCGCTAAGCTCACCTGTTCCTTTGGAAGCGCTGGGTTCAGAGCTGGGCGAGCGCATAAGATCTCAAACAATACCACCCCAAACGAGTACACATCCGATTTTTCTGTCAGTTGCTGCCGCCTGAAGTATTCCGGATCCAGATACCCAAAGCTCCCCTTCACCACTGTGCTCACGTGCGTGTGATCCAGCGTAGGACCCGTTTTCGACAGCCCAAAGTCCGAAACTTTTGCAACCCACTTCTCGTCCAACAGGATGTTGGTCGTCTTCACATCGCGGTGGATAATTGTGTGCTTGGCACCCGTGTGCAGGTAGTGCAGGCCGCGAGCAGCACCGATGCAGATCTCCAGCCTCTGCTTCCACGGCAGCGGAGGTTTCTGCGTCTTGTAAAGATGCTCCCGCAGGGTTCCGTGTGCCATGTAGTCGTAAACAAGGATCATCTCGCAGTTCTCTTCGCAGTAGCCAATCAGCGAAACCAGGTGACGGTGCCGAAGCTTCGACAGCATTTCAATCTCAGTTTGGAACTCATGCACGCCTTGCTCAGAAAGTGGATTCCCGCGCTTAATTGCGACTTTTGTGCCGCCATCAATTTCACCCCTGTATACTTTGCCGAACCCTCCCACGCCGAGAAGAGCAGCCTCGTCGAAGTTATTGGTCGCAGCCTTGATCTCGGCAAATGAAAAGTGGCGACAAAGGTTCGAAGGGAGGGAGGACGCATAGCTTCCAGTCGTGTTTGTCTTTGCAGAACCCGAGGAATGTGAATTTCCATATAATGAAAGAGGAAGCCAGCCATCACTTGCAGTAGAGTCCTTTTGGTGCTTGCGGCGACGAGAAACAGCACAAACAAGCAACCCAATGAGGAGGATGGCAGCAATTCCACCTCCAACCCCTCCGCCAATGACTGCTTTCCCCTTTTTCGAGCG is part of the Coffea eugenioides isolate CCC68of chromosome 6, Ceug_1.0, whole genome shotgun sequence genome and encodes:
- the LOC113774597 gene encoding LOW QUALITY PROTEIN: receptor-like protein kinase FERONIA (The sequence of the model RefSeq protein was modified relative to this genomic sequence to represent the inferred CDS: deleted 2 bases in 1 codon) encodes the protein MSEPRHPLLFSLLNCLFLVFVARRVLADNYVPTDKILLSCGGPSQSTDADGRKWYSDIGSKFALASSKASVFPAADQKPSVPQVPYMNARIFQSNYTYRFPVAPGRKFIRLYFYPTSYGGLNASNAIFSVTAGRFMLMKNFSAAQTAEALNYDFITKEFSVNVPSGVLNLTFSPASDPGNSYAFVNGIEVVSHPDIYSAEGPSLLAGQNAPFSIDNTTALENVYRLNVGGNDISPSNDTGLFRSWNADSRYILGAGSGVTNVADPNVTINYPPGTPSYVAPLDVYRTFRTMGPNANVNLQYNLTWLFSVDTGFYYLVRLHFCEGFENISLINQRVFDIFLNNQTVQKAADVIAWGNTNGVALHRDYLVFVPPNVYPQQDIWLALHPNPDTKPSYYDAILNGVEIFKVNNTDGNLGGLNPTPLPNELAVSSTTSSGRSKKGKAVIGGGVGGGIAAILLIGLLVCAVSRRRKHQKDSTASDGWLPLSLYGNSHSSGSAKTNTTGSYASSLPSNLCRHFSFAEIKAATNNFDEAALLGVGGFGKVYRGEIDGGTKVAIKRGNPLSEQGVHEFQTEIEMLSKLRHRHLVSLIGYCEENCEMILVYDYMAHGTLREHLYKTQKPPLPWKQRLEICIGAARGLHYLHTGAKHTIIHRDVKTTNILLDEKWVAKVSDFGLSKTGPTLDHTHVSTVVKGSFGYLDPEYFRRQQLTEKSDVYSFGVVLFEILCARPALNPALPKEQVSLAEWALHCYKKGILDQIMDPYLKGKIAAECFKKIAETAVKCVADVGTDRPSMGDVLWNLEFALQLQESAEESGTEGVGLVGGVNLQEGTFDGEEVTGKGRKDANGGGGGFEDSNMDSRSSGMTMSIGGRSLASEDSDGLTPSAVFSQIMNPKGR